A single Populus nigra chromosome 13, ddPopNigr1.1, whole genome shotgun sequence DNA region contains:
- the LOC133671572 gene encoding cytochrome b5-like gives MGGDGKVFTFEEVTVHNNHKDCWLIINGKVYDVTKFMEDHPGGDEVLLSSTGQDATDDFEDVGHSDSAREMMGEYCIGDIDASTVPKKTKYRTPKQPHYNQDKTSEFIIKLLQFLVPLAILGLAFGLRLYTKST, from the exons ATGGGTGGCGATGGCAAAGTTTTCACTTTTGAAGAAGTGACTGTGCACAACAATCATAAAGACTGTTGGCTTATTATCAATGGCAAG GTTTATGATGTGACAAAGTTCATGGAAGACCACCCTGGTGGAGATGAGGTTTTGTTGTCATCTACAG GGCAGGATGCAACTGATGATTTTGAAGATGTGGGTCATAGTGATAGTGCCAGAGAAATGATGGGCGAATACTGCATTGGAGATATCGATGCTTCGACTGTCCCTAAGAAAACAAAGTACAGGACTCCAAAGCAGCCTCACTACAATCAAGATAAGACCTCCGAGTTCATTATCAAGCTCCTCCAGTTCCTAGTTCCTCTTGCCATATTGGGTTTGGCCTTTGGACTCCGCCTTTACACCAAATCAACCTAG